From Gammaproteobacteria bacterium, a single genomic window includes:
- a CDS encoding heme lyase CcmF/NrfE family subunit: MIVELGLFCLALALGASLIQAILPLMGAAYGVAPWMAVARPMATIQFVCLALAFGALTQAFVNHDFSVLYVAQNSNSALPLGYRVSAVWGAHEGSLLLWSLVLGLWTLAVAMFSRSLPDAFAARLLGILGIISVGFLLFMLLTSNPFERHFPAPPDGADLNPLLQDPGLIFHPPMLYMGYVGFAVAFAFAATALLEGRLDLGWARWARPWAIAAWVFLTLGIALGSWWAYYELGWGGWWFWDPVENASFMPWLVGTALIHSLAATDKRGVYRNWSALLAICAFALSLLGTFLVRSGVLTSVHAFATDPERGVFILGLLAVFVGGALALFAWRAPNSPAGPKFRPMSRETFLLVNAVTLTVSTATILLGTLYPLAAEVLGMGKLSVGPPYFNAVFVPLMAPVIVLVGMGPLVRWRADAASALWPRLRAALWGSVLVGVACAALLTEDRVLPTACGAGMAAWIALGTLQTLRLRLAAGRQNLSSGFYGMCLAHMGLAVTMCGILVSSLHSDEAHKRMAVGDSAMLAGYEFRLAALRSVPGPNYRATEAEFHVARQGRTLVVLHSQKRNYSVRDAVMTEAGIDGGLLRDLYVSLGEPLGNGAWSVRLHYKPLVRWIWLGALVMGLGGTLALSDPRYRTAWRRRNLPQGLPLATGTQA; the protein is encoded by the coding sequence ATGATCGTCGAGCTGGGGCTGTTCTGCCTGGCGCTGGCGCTGGGCGCGTCGCTGATCCAGGCAATCCTGCCGCTCATGGGCGCGGCGTACGGCGTCGCGCCGTGGATGGCCGTGGCCCGGCCGATGGCAACGATCCAGTTTGTCTGCCTGGCGCTGGCCTTCGGCGCCTTGACGCAGGCATTCGTCAACCACGACTTCTCCGTGCTCTACGTGGCGCAGAATTCGAATTCCGCCCTGCCGCTGGGCTACCGCGTCTCGGCGGTTTGGGGAGCGCACGAGGGCTCCCTGTTGCTCTGGTCGCTGGTGCTGGGCCTGTGGACGCTGGCGGTAGCGATGTTCAGCCGAAGCCTGCCGGACGCCTTCGCCGCGCGCCTGCTCGGCATATTGGGCATTATCAGCGTCGGATTCCTGTTGTTCATGCTCCTGACCTCCAATCCGTTCGAAAGGCATTTCCCTGCCCCGCCGGACGGAGCGGACCTCAACCCGCTGTTACAGGATCCGGGCCTGATCTTCCACCCGCCCATGCTCTACATGGGCTATGTAGGGTTTGCCGTGGCCTTTGCCTTTGCCGCCACCGCGCTGCTGGAGGGACGTCTGGACCTCGGCTGGGCGCGCTGGGCGCGCCCCTGGGCAATAGCCGCCTGGGTGTTCCTGACGCTGGGGATCGCCCTGGGCAGTTGGTGGGCCTACTACGAACTCGGCTGGGGAGGCTGGTGGTTCTGGGACCCGGTGGAAAACGCATCCTTTATGCCTTGGCTGGTCGGCACAGCCCTGATCCATTCGCTGGCCGCCACCGACAAGCGAGGGGTTTACCGGAACTGGTCGGCGCTGCTGGCGATCTGCGCCTTCGCCCTGAGCCTGCTGGGGACCTTTCTGGTGCGGTCCGGGGTGCTAACCTCGGTGCATGCCTTTGCCACCGATCCGGAGCGGGGGGTGTTTATCCTGGGATTACTCGCCGTTTTTGTGGGCGGCGCGTTGGCGCTGTTCGCCTGGCGGGCGCCGAATTCGCCGGCCGGGCCAAAGTTCCGGCCCATGTCCCGCGAGACCTTCCTGCTGGTCAACGCGGTCACTCTGACGGTCAGCACGGCGACAATCCTGCTTGGCACCCTCTACCCGCTGGCGGCGGAAGTGCTGGGCATGGGCAAGCTGTCCGTAGGTCCTCCGTATTTCAACGCCGTATTCGTGCCGCTGATGGCGCCGGTGATCGTGCTGGTCGGCATGGGCCCGCTGGTGCGCTGGCGCGCGGATGCGGCCTCCGCCTTGTGGCCCCGCCTGCGCGCCGCGCTGTGGGGAAGCGTGCTGGTAGGCGTCGCCTGCGCGGCGCTGCTGACGGAGGACCGGGTCCTGCCGACAGCCTGCGGAGCGGGCATGGCGGCCTGGATCGCGCTTGGCACGCTGCAAACGTTGCGGCTGCGGCTTGCCGCCGGTCGCCAGAACCTGTCCAGCGGCTTCTACGGAATGTGCCTGGCCCATATGGGGCTGGCGGTCACCATGTGCGGCATCCTGGTAAGCAGCCTGCATAGCGACGAGGCGCATAAGCGCATGGCGGTCGGGGACAGCGCGATGCTGGCCGGTTACGAATTCCGACTGGCTGCGCTACGGAGCGTCCCCGGCCCCAATTACCGCGCCACGGAAGCGGAGTTTCACGTTGCCCGCCAAGGGCGGACGTTGGTCGTGCTGCATTCGCAAAAGCGCAATTATTCGGTGCGCGACGCGGTGATGACCGAAGCGGGGATAGACGGCGGGCTGTTGCGCGATCTCTACGTCTCGCTGGGGGAACCGCTCGGGAACGGGGCCTGGAGCGTTCGCCTGCACTACAAGCCGCTGGTGCGTTGGATCTGGCTTGGGGCGCTGGTGATGGGCCTGGGGGGAACGCTGGCGCTCTCCGATCCCCGGTACCGGACAGCCTGGCGACGGCGCAACCTGCCGCAGGGCTTGCCCCTGGCCACCGGAACGCAAGCTTGA
- the ccmE gene encoding cytochrome c maturation protein CcmE — MNLRTRRKWMVCGILAATAAGTALILMAFQENLLYFYTPQEVAAGEAPSGRDFRVGGLVVKDSVRRDQDSLVVRFTVTDLKREIVVLYEGVLPDLFREEQGIIANGRLREDGVFQASQVLAKHDENYMPPEVAEALGISTAKPP, encoded by the coding sequence ATGAACTTGCGCACCCGGCGGAAGTGGATGGTGTGCGGGATCCTCGCCGCAACTGCCGCGGGTACGGCGCTTATCCTCATGGCCTTTCAGGAAAATTTGCTGTATTTCTACACGCCCCAGGAGGTGGCGGCCGGAGAGGCGCCCTCCGGGAGAGACTTCCGCGTCGGCGGCCTGGTGGTAAAGGACAGCGTGCGGCGCGACCAGGACAGCCTTGTCGTACGCTTTACGGTAACGGACCTGAAGCGGGAAATCGTGGTGCTCTACGAAGGCGTACTGCCCGACCTGTTCCGTGAGGAACAGGGAATCATTGCCAACGGGCGCCTGCGCGAAGACGGCGTGTTCCAGGCATCCCAAGTGTTGGCCAAGCACGACGAAAATTATATGCCGCCAGAGGTGGCCGAAGCGCTGGGCATATCCACTGCCAAACCTCCATGA
- the ccmD gene encoding heme exporter protein CcmD: MTTVRDFLAMGGYASYVWASYGVTAAVLLLNALVPAWRERRALRLLRNRKNP; encoded by the coding sequence ATGACAACTGTGCGTGATTTTCTTGCCATGGGAGGCTACGCCTCCTACGTATGGGCATCTTACGGAGTGACAGCGGCGGTGCTGCTGTTAAATGCGCTGGTGCCCGCCTGGCGCGAGAGGCGGGCATTGCGCCTCCTGCGAAACCGGAAAAATCCATGA